A section of the Entelurus aequoreus isolate RoL-2023_Sb linkage group LG21, RoL_Eaeq_v1.1, whole genome shotgun sequence genome encodes:
- the plaub gene encoding plasminogen activator, urokinase b produces MTSRSVFILALAALSAGGAGSPREARRRRAVLSSSWSSAGFCHNGGTSVPSLTTGQHMFCLCAEGFEGTFCETATGTDCYEGVGLYYRGFRSTSESGRPCEDWDSESREHFLTSDVEAGRHNYCRNLHYKRQPWCYVWKDQQLLWEYCDIPRCGDGWVNPATPPPKSTEAPGPAAWTCGQRSRRKQMRIVGGAVASVESHPWVAAIFWRSKSKEKVFRCGGSLISSCWVLTAAHCFPDGSQNKQNRFRVILGKSSLNESDRALEQTFRVEKIIVHADFDNREGNYDNDLALIKLKSKRGGCAQQSHGVKTVCLPPPGQNLPPGFACEIAGFGKEKHGLWYHSQNLRSAQVDLLADSVCRQDDHYGNKISDNMLCAARPDWSQDACEGDSGGPLACQVDRHFFLFGVISWGEGCAKELRPGVYTRVSNYNRWIQDYTHHTGDLLTH; encoded by the exons ATGACGAGCAGGAGCGTTTTCATCCTGGCGTTGGCGGCGCTGTCAGCAGGTGGCGCT GGCTCGCCGAGGGAAGCCAGAAGACGGCGTGCGGTTCTGTCGTCGTCGTGGAGCTCAG CAGGGTTCTGTCACAACGGAGGCACGTCGGTCCCGAGCCTGACGACGGGCCAGCACATGTTCTGCTTGTGTGCTGAAGGTTTTGAAGGAACCTTCTGTGAAACAG CCACCGGCACCGACTGCTACGAGGGCGTCGGACTCTATTACCGAGGTTTTCGGTCCACGTCGGAGAGCGGCCGGCCGTGTGAGGACTGGGACTCTGAGTCCAGGGAGCACTTCCTGACCTCGGATGTCGAAGCCGGCAGACACAACTACTGCAG GAATCTGCACTACAAGCGGCAGCCATGGTGTTACGTGTGGAAGGACCAGCAGCTGCTCTGGGAATACTGTGACATTCCTCGATGTGGCGACGGTTGGG TCAATCCTGCGACTCCGCCCCCCAAGTCCACCGAGGCCCCTGGGCCAG CAGCGTGGACGTGCGGCCAGCGCTCACGAAGAAAGCAGATGAGGATCGTGGGCGGGGCTGTGGCCTCGGTGGAGTCGCACCCGTGGGTGGCAGCCATCTTCTGGCGCAGCAAATCCAAAGAGAAGGTGTTTCGTTGCGGGGGGAGTTTGATCTCCAGCTGCTGGGTCCTCACTGCCGCTCACTGCTTCCCTGATGG CTCTCAGAATAAACAGAACCGCTTCCGGGTCATTCTGGGCAAGAGTTCCCTGAACGAGAGTGACCGGGCCCTGGAACAAACCTTCAGGGTGGAGAAGATCATCGTTCATGCGGACTTCGACAACCGGGAGGGAAACTACGACAACGATTTGG CGCTCATCAAGCTCAAGTCCAAGAGAGGTGGTTGTGCACAGCAGAGTCACGGCGTCAAGACCGTCTGCCTTCCTCCGCCGGGCCAGAATCTTCCGCCGGGTTTCGCCTGCGAGATCGCCGGCTTTGGCAAGGAGAAGCACG GCTTGTGGTACCACTCCCAGAACCTGCGCTCGGCCCAAGTGGACCTGCTGGCCGACAGCGTGTGTCGTCAAGACGATCACTATGGCAACAAGATCAGCGACAACATGTTGTGTGCGGCTCGGCCCGACTGGAGCCAGGACGCCTGTGAG GGGGACTCGGGGGGACCGCTGGCGTGCCAAGTGGACCGCCACTTCTTCCTGTTCGGAGTCATCAGTTGGGGCGAAGGATGCGCCAAGGAGTTGCGTCCTGGCGTCTACACCCGAGTCAGCAACTACAACCGCTGGATCCAGGACTACACCCACCATACTGGAGACCTCCTCACTCACTAG